Proteins encoded within one genomic window of Legionella sp. PC997:
- a CDS encoding histidine phosphatase family protein, with protein MGYKFCLSVALLLSLPSLLFADDTLIFAVDIIRHGDRTPIVPLSVVNYQWQEGPGQLTAEGMQQEYKMGIQFRKKYIEQNHLLPECYEHGTMYVRSTDYERTLMSAQSLLMGLYPPGTGPNTTESSLPALPYAFQPIPVFSAPSKYDEVIIQQVSAVERAKLMEQYVYSTREWQQKNNELKDKYPLWSALTGVQIKNLANLELLGDALYIHQLHNAPMPVGLSSQDIETIINASNWAFMAQEKPQAVAAAYSLKLMTNIANFLNSGSQKKSKLKYVLLSAHDTTIASALSFLGSPLQTAPPYASNLNFSLYEHDANYYLVKITYNGNPVAIPACGGTTCALQQFIKLVNDSKNYSI; from the coding sequence ATGGGCTACAAATTTTGTTTAAGCGTTGCCTTACTACTGAGTCTACCATCGTTATTATTTGCAGATGATACCCTAATTTTTGCAGTGGACATCATTCGGCATGGGGATAGGACTCCGATTGTCCCACTTTCAGTTGTAAATTATCAATGGCAAGAGGGTCCGGGGCAGCTTACAGCAGAAGGCATGCAACAAGAATATAAAATGGGTATCCAGTTCCGTAAAAAATATATTGAGCAAAACCATCTACTGCCTGAGTGCTACGAGCATGGAACAATGTATGTGCGCTCTACTGATTATGAACGAACATTGATGAGCGCACAGTCATTATTAATGGGATTGTACCCGCCAGGGACAGGACCAAATACAACGGAATCTTCTCTTCCAGCTTTGCCTTATGCATTTCAACCCATTCCTGTTTTTAGTGCTCCCTCTAAATATGATGAAGTGATCATCCAGCAAGTAAGTGCCGTGGAACGAGCAAAATTAATGGAACAATATGTGTACTCTACGAGAGAATGGCAACAAAAAAATAATGAGCTCAAAGATAAATATCCCCTTTGGAGTGCTCTGACAGGGGTTCAAATTAAAAATCTGGCTAATCTTGAATTATTAGGCGATGCTTTATACATTCATCAACTCCATAATGCACCGATGCCCGTTGGTTTGAGTAGTCAAGATATAGAAACAATCATTAATGCCAGTAACTGGGCTTTTATGGCACAAGAAAAACCTCAAGCAGTAGCAGCTGCTTACAGTTTAAAACTCATGACAAATATTGCCAATTTTCTTAATAGTGGTAGCCAGAAAAAATCCAAGCTTAAATACGTTTTGTTATCTGCACACGATACGACTATTGCAAGTGCATTAAGTTTTTTGGGATCTCCTTTGCAAACCGCACCGCCGTATGCTTCAAATCTTAATTTCTCACTTTATGAACATGATGCAAATTATTACCTTGTAAAAATCACTTATAACGGTAATCCAGTTGCAATTCCTGCTTGTGGTGGAACTACTTGTGCGTTGCAGCAATTTATAAAATTGGTGAATGACTCCAAGAATTATTCAATTTGA
- a CDS encoding DUF692 domain-containing protein, translating into MLISGDKIGIGLRPPHYTQIIRKKPEIDWVEVHTEHFMSDGGPLLDILFSIGEIYPISFHGVGLSLGSAWGLSKNHLKRIKTLIKRFEPVLVSDHLSWSNNGRAYLPDLLPIPYTEESLVMIANHIDEAQNYLQRTLLIENPTSYLEYRSSTYSEAEFLAELVKRTGAQILLDVNNIFVSCVNHDWDPYQYIQSIPSGKVQEIHLAGHSVQVFDEKNSLLLDTHDRPVCEEVWGLYQYAVNRMGHVPTLIEWDADLPDLEVLLNEARKSVKYSNNKADPGGFYPSSVLPK; encoded by the coding sequence ATGTTAATTAGTGGTGATAAAATAGGTATCGGTTTAAGACCTCCACATTATACGCAAATCATCAGGAAAAAGCCTGAAATTGATTGGGTAGAAGTGCATACAGAACACTTTATGAGTGACGGAGGCCCATTATTAGATATTTTATTTTCAATAGGGGAGATCTATCCTATAAGTTTTCATGGGGTAGGCTTATCTTTAGGTTCTGCCTGGGGACTAAGCAAGAATCATTTAAAACGAATTAAAACATTGATTAAGCGTTTTGAGCCAGTTCTAGTTTCAGATCATTTATCTTGGAGTAATAACGGGCGAGCTTATCTTCCTGATTTATTACCTATTCCTTATACTGAAGAAAGTTTAGTAATGATTGCGAATCATATTGATGAAGCGCAAAACTATTTACAAAGAACCTTGCTTATTGAAAATCCAACTTCTTATTTGGAGTATCGAAGTTCAACTTATTCAGAGGCTGAATTTTTAGCGGAGTTAGTAAAACGCACTGGGGCTCAAATTTTATTGGATGTGAATAATATTTTTGTGTCGTGTGTTAATCATGATTGGGATCCATATCAATACATCCAATCTATTCCTTCGGGAAAAGTACAAGAAATTCATTTGGCTGGACATTCAGTTCAGGTGTTTGATGAAAAAAATAGTTTGCTTTTAGATACCCATGATCGACCTGTATGTGAGGAGGTGTGGGGATTATATCAATATGCTGTAAACCGCATGGGTCATGTCCCCACGTTGATTGAATGGGATGCGGATCTACCTGATTTGGAGGTTTTACTGAATGAAGCAAGAAAGTCAGTTAAATATAGCAACAATAAAGCAGATCCAGGAGGATTTTACCCAAGCAGTGTATTACCAAAATGA
- a CDS encoding DNA-binding domain-containing protein, whose amino-acid sequence MKQESQLNIATIKQIQEDFTQAVYYQNDNELIEHISKNQLDPEFRLSIYRNNIMLNLCRALEITYPFIWKLIGEECAHQIARMFCQKEMNLPVTNCLDDWGANFPGFLQEINSIQHLVYLKDIAELEWLIHKSYRALDFKSLKPGKLQKKLEGSGDLRLVFNPSVHLFSSLYSLKEIIEFIEWPDGKKIDLRHIPSYAVIARQKSQVMTHWISKDLFDWLACLKNRTPLMHAYDHITTFNPDFDLVAGLEFILKNRLLWKCLS is encoded by the coding sequence ATGAAGCAAGAAAGTCAGTTAAATATAGCAACAATAAAGCAGATCCAGGAGGATTTTACCCAAGCAGTGTATTACCAAAATGATAATGAACTGATAGAACATATCTCCAAAAATCAATTAGATCCTGAGTTTAGACTCAGCATCTATCGAAACAATATTATGCTGAATTTATGTCGTGCGCTAGAAATTACCTATCCCTTTATTTGGAAGCTGATAGGAGAGGAGTGTGCCCATCAAATTGCCCGTATGTTTTGCCAAAAAGAAATGAATTTACCTGTAACAAATTGTCTTGATGATTGGGGGGCGAATTTTCCAGGATTTTTACAAGAAATTAATTCAATTCAACATCTTGTTTATTTGAAAGATATAGCAGAATTAGAATGGTTGATACATAAAAGTTACCGTGCCTTAGATTTTAAAAGCCTTAAACCCGGGAAATTACAAAAAAAGTTGGAAGGTTCAGGGGATTTACGTTTGGTTTTTAATCCTTCGGTGCATTTATTTTCATCACTGTATTCATTAAAAGAAATTATCGAGTTCATTGAGTGGCCAGATGGAAAAAAAATTGATCTACGTCACATTCCTTCTTATGCAGTGATTGCTCGTCAAAAAAGCCAAGTAATGACTCATTGGATTTCTAAAGATCTATTCGATTGGCTCGCATGCCTCAAAAATCGTACACCTTTGATGCATGCTTATGACCATATAACCACATTCAATCCTGATTTTGATTTGGTTGCAGGCTTAGAATTTATATTAAAAAATCGTTTATTGTGGAAATGCTTGAGTTGA
- a CDS encoding adenylate/guanylate cyclase domain-containing protein, with amino-acid sequence MLSYNQLPQRIRDDMKAQQYRSELLVGGVQLGVIFLLMIIDYLTPIGYTPHAPVHSTSLGLSLFTILILTRLWFAYTNQLTPKVLGLFVITEMFLLLFIIWTYYLQYETSATINLKNTHINYVYILIALRALRFEPEWVLLSGFTAVIGWTVIVWQTLSSTGMSVITWDYITYASTQSVYLGAVFDILLSIFLVTVILALVLQRAQKTLFQAVAQTSAAKDLARFFDLSVAEKIIHSDSILQAGYGETRHAAILFTDMRGFTKASKTLSPSDLIQLLGEYQRLLVPIIQKHNGTIDKFMGDGIMASFGAVTPSNTYAADALRAVDEILAKLLVWNEVRKKNGDFVLDVGMGLAVGEIVFGVIGNADRLEYTVIGETANLAAKLEKHNKVEHSKALTTASTLTEALKQNYESEAPKIERKSRSVAGVDDPMDLVVLAE; translated from the coding sequence GTGCTTAGTTATAATCAATTACCGCAGCGCATTAGAGATGATATGAAGGCCCAACAGTACCGAAGCGAATTACTGGTTGGCGGGGTGCAATTAGGGGTTATATTTTTGTTGATGATCATAGACTATTTAACTCCTATAGGTTATACCCCTCATGCTCCAGTGCATTCTACCTCTTTGGGCTTATCATTATTTACTATTCTAATATTAACGCGGTTATGGTTTGCTTATACAAATCAGTTAACCCCTAAAGTACTTGGATTATTCGTCATCACCGAAATGTTCTTATTGCTGTTTATTATCTGGACTTATTACCTACAATATGAAACCTCAGCAACCATTAATTTAAAAAATACCCACATCAATTATGTTTATATCCTGATAGCTCTTCGCGCGTTGCGTTTTGAACCAGAATGGGTATTACTTTCAGGATTTACCGCAGTTATAGGGTGGACTGTTATTGTTTGGCAAACCTTATCCAGCACCGGAATGAGTGTTATTACCTGGGACTATATAACTTATGCTTCCACCCAGAGTGTTTATTTAGGCGCAGTATTCGATATACTTTTATCTATTTTCTTAGTTACAGTGATCTTGGCATTAGTACTCCAACGCGCCCAAAAGACACTGTTCCAAGCAGTAGCGCAAACCAGTGCCGCAAAAGATCTCGCCCGTTTTTTTGACTTAAGCGTTGCCGAAAAAATCATCCACTCTGATTCGATCTTGCAAGCAGGTTATGGAGAAACACGTCATGCAGCAATTTTATTTACCGACATGCGCGGCTTTACCAAAGCATCTAAAACTCTGTCACCAAGTGACTTGATCCAATTACTAGGAGAGTATCAACGTTTGCTCGTGCCAATCATTCAAAAACATAATGGCACGATTGATAAGTTTATGGGAGATGGCATCATGGCGAGTTTTGGTGCGGTCACCCCTTCAAATACTTATGCAGCAGATGCCTTAAGAGCGGTAGATGAGATTCTTGCAAAGCTGTTAGTATGGAATGAAGTACGTAAGAAAAATGGAGATTTTGTGCTTGATGTGGGTATGGGACTGGCAGTGGGGGAAATCGTTTTTGGAGTTATTGGTAATGCAGACCGACTTGAATATACAGTGATCGGAGAAACTGCGAATTTAGCCGCAAAATTAGAGAAGCACAATAAAGTGGAACATTCAAAAGCATTAACTACTGCATCTACACTAACAGAAGCGCTAAAACAAAACTATGAAAGTGAAGCTCCAAAAATAGAACGAAAATCCCGGAGTGTTGCAGGAGTTGACGATCCTATGGATTTGGTGGTTTTAGCTGAGTAA
- a CDS encoding DUF2282 domain-containing protein, with product MNKRKIQNSAVIAAALSASLVALYTNTDWLSEKTQTEELERCYGVVRASKNDCATSKHSCAAQATKDGDPEEYIMLPKGLCERIVGEKSA from the coding sequence ATGAATAAACGCAAGATTCAAAATAGTGCCGTTATTGCTGCAGCTTTAAGTGCTTCGCTCGTGGCTTTATATACCAATACTGATTGGTTGTCTGAAAAAACCCAGACAGAGGAGCTTGAGCGATGTTATGGCGTAGTACGTGCGAGTAAAAATGATTGTGCGACATCGAAACACTCCTGTGCCGCGCAAGCAACGAAGGATGGAGATCCAGAGGAATACATCATGTTACCTAAAGGATTATGTGAGCGCATCGTAGGAGAAAAGAGTGCTTAG
- a CDS encoding carboxypeptidase M32, producing the protein MNAYQQLEHHFKKYYDFENLAAIVSWDEASMMPPGGGKARAEALATLSAVQHDWLTDKKVGDLIKHAKEIESLSLWQQKNLYWMEKEYLQATCIPVHLVEEFTNESLICGQAWRELRAKNDWKSFKPYLEKLFQKVKTIAEIKSQTFNKPVLDVLIDEYSPDLDCNTITPIFNSLKQELAQLIPSIIENQKNRQIKTLTGTFSVEKQKQLGMEIMARLGFDFNHGRLDVSHHPFCGGISSDVRITTRYNDHEFLSSLMAITHETGHALYEQGLSKEWSTQPVGHSLGMAMHESQSLFIEMQICRSLEYLRFLEPIAQKYFKDVEHITAENLFFQYTKVQPSPIRVDADEVTYPLHVILRYEIEQLLFSSEITVADLPEVWDTSMQRYLGLSTKGDDKNGVMQDVHWPSGIFGYFPAYTFGALIAAQLFSAVKKSIPDLKDQLQQGNFKSLLAWLREHIHQKGRLLTFPELLRQATGETLNPDYYFAHIKERYL; encoded by the coding sequence ATGAATGCATACCAACAGTTAGAACATCATTTTAAAAAGTATTATGATTTTGAAAATCTAGCCGCAATTGTCTCCTGGGATGAAGCATCCATGATGCCACCTGGTGGGGGAAAAGCCCGAGCAGAGGCTTTAGCTACATTAAGTGCTGTACAGCATGATTGGTTAACTGATAAAAAAGTTGGTGACTTGATAAAACACGCAAAAGAGATTGAGAGTTTATCATTATGGCAACAAAAGAATCTTTATTGGATGGAGAAAGAATACCTACAGGCGACCTGTATTCCCGTGCATCTAGTCGAAGAATTTACTAATGAATCTTTAATTTGTGGTCAAGCATGGCGAGAATTACGCGCAAAAAATGATTGGAAATCGTTTAAACCCTACCTGGAAAAATTATTTCAAAAAGTAAAAACAATTGCTGAAATTAAATCCCAAACATTTAATAAGCCAGTGTTGGATGTATTAATTGATGAATATTCTCCAGATTTGGATTGTAATACAATTACTCCGATTTTTAATTCATTAAAACAAGAACTGGCTCAACTTATTCCCAGTATTATTGAAAATCAAAAGAATAGGCAAATTAAAACACTTACAGGAACTTTTTCGGTAGAAAAACAAAAGCAACTGGGAATGGAAATAATGGCTCGTCTAGGATTTGATTTTAATCATGGGCGACTGGATGTAAGCCATCATCCATTCTGTGGAGGAATATCTAGTGATGTTCGTATCACAACACGTTATAACGATCACGAGTTTTTATCGTCCTTAATGGCAATTACCCATGAGACGGGTCATGCTCTTTATGAACAAGGATTATCAAAAGAATGGAGTACACAACCTGTGGGTCATTCTTTAGGAATGGCTATGCACGAAAGTCAATCCTTGTTTATTGAAATGCAAATTTGCAGAAGCCTGGAATACCTCCGTTTTCTTGAACCCATAGCACAAAAATATTTCAAAGATGTAGAGCATATCACTGCAGAAAACCTTTTTTTTCAATACACGAAAGTACAACCGAGCCCAATCCGGGTTGATGCGGATGAAGTAACGTATCCTTTACATGTAATACTACGTTATGAAATAGAACAACTATTATTTTCTTCCGAGATTACTGTTGCTGATTTGCCGGAAGTATGGGATACCTCTATGCAAAGGTATTTAGGCTTATCCACCAAAGGCGATGATAAAAATGGCGTGATGCAGGATGTTCATTGGCCATCCGGAATTTTTGGATACTTTCCTGCTTATACATTTGGAGCATTAATTGCTGCTCAATTGTTTTCAGCCGTAAAGAAATCCATTCCGGATCTGAAAGATCAATTACAGCAAGGTAATTTCAAATCATTGTTAGCTTGGCTGAGGGAACATATACATCAGAAAGGAAGGTTATTAACCTTTCCAGAACTATTGCGTCAAGCAACAGGTGAAACATTAAATCCTGATTATTATTTTGCACATATTAAAGAACGATATTTATAA
- a CDS encoding lipocalin-like domain-containing protein, with translation MRMQWMLIALFTSMAHANLPYFPLDFPRDEAAHHQKIPYSFTHMIEWWYFNGKLVTDEGRHLSFDVALFNAAINVKGRVYTQPMLHMQLADLDNKIAYGVGKDYFVNEGKFDTEKLNIIVKNDYSLQKKGEKEKEVYLLNAEAHQNNTALKFNLIMEPKGSFFLINENGLMPMADNTNSYYYSIPHFKTTGTVKLNDKTYQINLNPGDAWMDHQWGDFNLDSNGWEWFGVRLNNGIDANIFLIFNFNDNKVIGGLANVILPSGEKRFISYQDMEVFREDYWFDPLLSILYPTTYRINIPSIGLSFTNVAAFPEQEKHGYWEGYCDVSGSYNQQEVTGFSYTEIVYSTPSLSVFSNLEGSSVVDEIRPGVVSKEELTKTEYK, from the coding sequence ATGCGTATGCAATGGATGTTAATAGCACTCTTTACTTCAATGGCTCACGCCAACTTACCTTATTTTCCTTTAGACTTTCCTCGAGACGAGGCAGCACACCATCAAAAAATACCCTACTCATTTACACACATGATTGAATGGTGGTACTTCAATGGCAAGTTGGTTACTGATGAGGGAAGGCATTTAAGTTTTGATGTTGCTTTATTTAATGCCGCTATAAATGTAAAAGGACGTGTCTATACACAACCCATGCTCCACATGCAACTTGCTGATTTGGACAATAAAATAGCCTATGGAGTAGGTAAAGATTATTTTGTTAATGAAGGTAAATTTGATACTGAAAAATTAAATATTATTGTAAAAAATGACTACAGTTTACAAAAAAAGGGTGAAAAAGAGAAAGAAGTTTATTTGTTGAACGCAGAAGCTCATCAAAATAACACTGCCTTAAAATTCAATTTAATTATGGAGCCAAAAGGATCTTTTTTCTTGATCAATGAAAATGGACTGATGCCAATGGCTGATAATACCAATTCATATTATTATTCCATACCTCATTTCAAAACAACGGGGACGGTTAAACTCAATGATAAGACGTATCAAATCAATCTAAATCCAGGTGATGCCTGGATGGACCATCAATGGGGCGACTTTAACCTTGACTCAAATGGGTGGGAGTGGTTTGGAGTGCGCCTGAATAATGGTATTGACGCCAATATCTTCCTTATCTTCAATTTTAATGATAACAAGGTAATTGGCGGGCTAGCAAACGTAATTTTGCCTTCTGGCGAAAAGCGATTTATTTCTTACCAAGATATGGAAGTGTTTCGCGAAGATTATTGGTTTGACCCCTTATTATCAATTCTTTATCCCACTACATACAGAATTAATATACCCAGCATTGGACTATCCTTTACGAATGTTGCCGCTTTTCCCGAGCAGGAAAAACATGGTTACTGGGAAGGATATTGCGACGTATCAGGAAGCTATAATCAGCAAGAGGTTACTGGTTTTTCTTATACAGAAATTGTTTACAGCACTCCAAGCCTATCTGTTTTCTCCAATCTTGAGGGTAGTTCAGTGGTAGATGAAATTAGACCTGGTGTAGTGTCTAAGGAAGAACTAACAAAGACTGAGTACAAATGA
- a CDS encoding glycosyltransferase family 39 protein, giving the protein MWNEKVTKPFLIIYIGLLFLATFFIIPTITSFYYYAWGKQLAWSYFDGPPMIAYFFHISRAIFGDTFFSINIIGFLCLIVGAYYIYKTGTLLHNQQTGLISALIWVVLPTTTESVFVRVLYDAPLNLFTILSFYSFARYILYKRILDVYLCALFIGAMILSKYTAVVSVMGLLVYVIFSKQRQLFKNGHFYLACLIIILMISPVIYWNIQHDWISITYLLNFHSQTQNHTTISHSLLRLLSTLVVNFSVFLLLTAFGWYKYRKNQPTSDNQVLELTYAVLFVGLLFWFISTLLGGSARAIYLTPLGMNIALATGYFITKYNYHRFFKCCYPVFLIFSLMVIVVNSWPIATYMKKGKFYTVLQKAIKEPEIIKKGLPIAAGYYTNASALNFFMPNESVHAIPCNDINQYQYWDKAFLEALSKGEIAKIYYFDFKDTKQCPEQFFNQCRSVATISHNKIIPVIHKLTKPRYLFVYECSSPRTQISNAKT; this is encoded by the coding sequence ATGTGGAATGAAAAAGTAACAAAGCCTTTTCTGATTATTTATATTGGTCTGTTGTTCCTTGCAACCTTTTTCATCATTCCAACCATAACCAGTTTTTATTACTACGCTTGGGGTAAACAATTAGCTTGGTCTTATTTTGACGGACCACCCATGATCGCCTATTTTTTCCATATTTCTCGAGCAATTTTTGGGGATACTTTTTTTTCCATTAATATTATCGGTTTTTTATGCTTGATTGTAGGTGCTTATTATATATACAAAACCGGTACACTCTTGCACAACCAACAAACAGGATTAATTAGTGCGCTGATATGGGTTGTTTTGCCTACTACCACCGAAAGTGTTTTTGTTCGTGTTTTATATGATGCACCATTGAATTTATTTACGATTCTGTCGTTTTATTCTTTTGCGCGTTACATTTTATACAAACGCATTCTTGATGTGTATCTTTGTGCTTTGTTTATTGGAGCAATGATCTTATCTAAATATACTGCTGTTGTAAGTGTGATGGGGCTTTTGGTCTATGTTATTTTTTCCAAACAGCGGCAACTTTTTAAAAATGGACATTTTTACTTAGCCTGTCTAATCATTATTTTAATGATTTCTCCTGTAATCTATTGGAATATCCAGCATGATTGGATCTCAATTACTTATTTATTAAATTTCCACAGTCAAACTCAAAATCATACTACCATATCCCATAGTCTCTTAAGGCTTTTAAGTACATTAGTAGTTAATTTTTCAGTTTTCCTCTTGTTGACTGCATTTGGATGGTATAAGTATCGAAAAAACCAACCTACATCCGATAACCAAGTTTTGGAACTCACTTATGCAGTATTATTTGTGGGCTTATTATTTTGGTTCATATCAACCCTTCTGGGTGGAAGTGCCCGTGCTATTTACCTAACACCTCTAGGCATGAATATTGCCTTAGCAACAGGATATTTCATTACAAAATATAATTACCACCGTTTTTTTAAGTGCTGTTATCCCGTTTTTTTAATCTTTAGTCTCATGGTGATTGTTGTTAATTCATGGCCAATCGCAACATATATGAAAAAAGGTAAGTTTTACACGGTATTACAAAAAGCGATTAAAGAGCCAGAAATCATAAAAAAAGGACTGCCTATAGCTGCTGGATATTATACTAATGCTTCAGCGTTGAATTTTTTTATGCCCAATGAGTCAGTTCATGCAATTCCTTGCAACGATATCAATCAATATCAATACTGGGATAAAGCCTTTTTAGAAGCATTATCCAAAGGGGAAATTGCTAAAATCTACTATTTTGATTTTAAAGATACGAAACAATGTCCTGAACAATTTTTTAATCAATGCCGATCAGTCGCAACAATTTCTCACAATAAGATCATCCCAGTAATTCACAAATTAACTAAGCCAAGATATTTGTTTGTGTACGAATGTTCATCGCCACGTACCCAAATTTCAAATGCAAAGACCTAA
- a CDS encoding glycoside hydrolase family 3 protein, translated as MNYFFSLFLTLFFSVSCFAGITTEVSLRDKIGQMLLIGFDGKQINNRSPIVKTIEDHNIGGVILFDYNFRTKTFDKNIENPEQVKKLNHELQYFAEQGNLKHHRVQLPLLISVDYEGGQVNRLGEQYGFPPTLSAAEVGNRSVKEAETAAAPMAHTLKMAEFNLDFAPELDVNVNPDNPIIGKKNRSFSSDPKQVTRYANIYSHHFLNQKIQCAYKHFPGHGSSTQDSHQGFVDVTDTWRTYELEPFERALNSPEACGVVMTAHIVNRQLDPSGLPATLSHKILTELLRNQLHFRGVIITDDMQMKAISDNYGLEQALVLAINAGADMLIFGNNLSVPSQDPIQVINIIEAKVHSGEISQERINEAYQHIVTLKESLN; from the coding sequence ATGAATTATTTTTTTTCGCTTTTTCTCACTTTATTTTTCTCTGTAAGTTGTTTCGCTGGTATTACCACCGAAGTAAGTTTACGAGATAAAATTGGTCAAATGCTGCTTATTGGTTTTGATGGGAAACAAATAAATAATCGATCCCCAATAGTAAAAACAATTGAAGATCATAATATCGGTGGTGTTATCTTATTTGACTACAATTTTCGGACAAAAACATTTGACAAGAATATTGAAAATCCAGAACAAGTAAAAAAGCTGAATCATGAGCTCCAATATTTTGCAGAACAAGGTAATTTAAAACATCATCGAGTGCAATTACCTCTATTAATTTCGGTAGATTATGAAGGGGGCCAAGTCAATCGTTTAGGAGAACAATACGGGTTTCCTCCAACTTTATCTGCAGCCGAAGTGGGTAATAGAAGTGTTAAAGAAGCAGAAACTGCTGCTGCACCTATGGCTCATACTCTAAAAATGGCGGAATTTAACTTAGACTTTGCTCCAGAATTGGATGTAAATGTTAACCCTGATAATCCAATCATTGGAAAAAAAAATCGAAGTTTTTCTAGTGATCCAAAACAAGTGACACGCTATGCAAATATTTATAGCCATCATTTCTTAAATCAGAAAATTCAATGTGCTTACAAACACTTTCCAGGGCATGGCAGCTCAACCCAGGATTCACATCAGGGTTTTGTCGATGTTACAGATACTTGGCGAACTTACGAATTAGAACCCTTTGAACGCGCACTGAATTCACCTGAAGCATGTGGAGTGGTTATGACCGCACATATCGTGAATCGTCAGTTAGATCCCTCAGGATTGCCAGCCACTCTATCTCATAAAATCTTAACCGAGCTTCTACGGAATCAACTCCATTTCCGCGGGGTTATCATCACGGACGATATGCAAATGAAGGCGATTAGCGATAATTATGGGCTTGAGCAAGCTTTAGTATTGGCGATCAATGCAGGTGCAGATATGCTGATATTTGGTAATAATTTATCGGTTCCATCACAAGACCCAATTCAAGTCATTAATATTATTGAAGCCAAAGTTCACTCTGGAGAAATCAGCCAAGAACGGATAAATGAAGCCTATCAGCACATTGTGACTTTAAAAGAATCATTAAACTAA